Genomic DNA from Oxyura jamaicensis isolate SHBP4307 breed ruddy duck chromosome 23, BPBGC_Ojam_1.0, whole genome shotgun sequence:
CGGCAGTTCGAGTTCAGCGTGGACTCCTTCCAGATCATCCTGGATTCGCTGCTGCTGTTTGGGGAGTGTTCAGAGAACCCCATGGCCGAGAACTTCCACCCCACGGTGACCGGGGAGAGCATGTACGGGGACTTCGAGGAGGCCATGGAGCACCTCCGCAGCAGGGTCATCGCCACCAGGAACCCCGAGGAGATCCGAGGCGGGGGGCTTCTGAAGTACTGCAACCTCCTGGTCAGGGGGTTTAAGCCCAAGTTGGAAGTGGATATGAAGGCGCTACAGAGGTACATGTGCTCCAGGTTTTTCATAGACTTCTCCGACATCGGCgagcagcagaggaagctggAGTGCTACCTCCAGAGCCACTTTGTTGGGATGGAGAGCAAAAGATATGACTACTTGATGACCCTCCACAGGGTGGTCAATGAGAGCACGGTCTGCCTCATGGGACACGAGAGGAGGCAGACCCTGAACCTCATTGCCATGCTGGCTGTGAGGGTCCTGGCTGAGCAGAACATCATCCCCACCGTCACAAACGTTACCTGCTACTACCAGCCAGCTCCCTATGTCAGCGAAATAAACTTCAACTACTACGTGACCCACGTGCAGCCCTTCCTGCCTTGCAATCAGTCCTACCCAACGTGGCTTCCCTGTAACTGAGCCGGGACAAGCTTCAGGGGCTGTCCCCCGAGGTATTTCCTTGCCTTGGGGAGCGGGGGAGGGAGTGGGGGGACCCTTCCCAGGACTGCACCGAGAGGAAACTTTTCCTGGACTCTTGGCTCGAGCGTCTCGTTCCTGGGATGGCTGGGACGAGACCTGTCTGCTGTACACTGTGATGGGACGTGCAGTGTGATGGAAGCTAGACGGCTCGGACGTTTACGGGGAGACTCGAAGGCTTCTCGAATTCTGTGGGCAACGGGgggtgggtgtgtgtgtggggagatCGTAGAATTACAGTAAGGTAGAGCTGCACTGCCCTGAAGCGAATCCGAATTATCATTTTTTAGCGCAGGAGGTGTTAACGGGAGTGCAGACTTGTGgtttctgaagacagaagccaGAGTGGCTAATTCCTTTGAAGGACCAAAGAATCCTGTTTAAGTGCCTGTAACAATATGAACACAACTGTActgtaaacctttttttttttttgcaggggcTGGCATCCCAAGAGCTTGAGTGGGATGCCCcgagaggaaaatatttctgttgggGAGGGAGGGTCGTGAGATCATTTCTAGTAGCCTCGCTGAAGCAAGGGTGGGATTGCAGGTTACGTGTTGCTGAGGTTTTGGGCATGGCTTGCTGCCTGTGAAGGACCAGCCGTAGCAAATAGCTCTCAAAGCTGAGTTGTGTAAACAAGGGTGGGCTTGTAAATGCCTAAagcttggggaggggggtggggggggggagagggagggaagtgCATGGTGGAAAATGCTGTGCGAAACAAGGCAGCAGGGACCTACCCGTGAATTTATTGAAGCTCCCCAGTCTGCAGTGCCAAAACCTAATCCCTAAAGGATGAGGCAGATCTGTCCAGGAACCTGCCCTAGGCTGCTGTACCCAAccgtggattttttttttttctaggagaatttgaaatgctgttttcttttttggcatGCAGTGTGGTTTTAATGCACAAAGCCAGAGGCCAGCTGGGTTATCTGGGAGGACGAGGCTTGTCCTTGAAGCACAAACTGGTTAATGAGCCCGTTATCTCCAGCTGTcgctgtgctgggggctggagccTGTGTCCTTCTAGGAGAAGAGCAGACCTCTTCCAGGATCTCTTCTCCCAGGGCTGGGAtcttccctcctgtccccaaaACAGCCTCTTCCCAGCTGAGTGATCCCACGCGTGAGCCATCGATAGCATTTGAAATTCATTCTCTAGCTAGAAGTGGAGACTGCGGGGCTCTGTGCGAGAGTCGGTTGGCCTTGGGGGGGggcggaaaaaaaaaagtacgtCTTTTCTGAACAAACCCTCTCGTGTCTGGAGGGCTTGGCTCTCGGTCAGACGTGGCTTTGAAGCTGCTGGGTGTCCAGAGCACAAAGTCTCCCTGAGATGCCTGGATTGCGGGGCCCGCTCTCGTGGAGCATCATCTCAGACTTAACTATGCACGGGCGGAGGGGTGGGAAGGCGACCAGGCGCTCCCTAAAATGCTGCTCCGGGACCGCCGTGGCTTCACGGTGCTCCCTCCGAGGCTAACCTACCCGAGTTACCTGAGTGTCTCTACTAACTTGTTTCTTGGTTTGTGTGACACCTGTACTAGCCGGGCAGACCGAACGCTAATAAAGTCTAGATACTTGGAATGCCTTTAGCCAGATTGCCACGTTTTTTGGGgtaggggtggggaggggatgCTGTTGGGGCTCTCGCACTTAACACCGACTAACTGACCAGGTCTCAGTCGCTCCAGCTCAGCTCCCCGGCCGGTGAGCACCGAAGAGGAAGCGCCGCTAACAGAGTGGGTGCCGCAGGTCTGAGCCCGATCCTTGTGG
This window encodes:
- the TENT5B gene encoding terminal nucleotidyltransferase 5B; translated protein: MLAAAAVPGGPAAGSAGQAEGGGGGRFSVLTWEQVQRLDQILGEAVPIHGRGNFPTLSVRPRTIVQVVRSRLEKKGIAVHNVRLNGSAASHVLHQDSGLGYKDLDLIFGVDLKTEDVFQQVKDVVMDCLLDFLPEGVNKDKITPVTLKEAYVQKLVKVCNETDRWSLISLSNNSGKNVELKFVDSLRRQFEFSVDSFQIILDSLLLFGECSENPMAENFHPTVTGESMYGDFEEAMEHLRSRVIATRNPEEIRGGGLLKYCNLLVRGFKPKLEVDMKALQRYMCSRFFIDFSDIGEQQRKLECYLQSHFVGMESKRYDYLMTLHRVVNESTVCLMGHERRQTLNLIAMLAVRVLAEQNIIPTVTNVTCYYQPAPYVSEINFNYYVTHVQPFLPCNQSYPTWLPCN